From the genome of Thermogutta terrifontis, one region includes:
- the cysT gene encoding sulfate ABC transporter permease subunit CysT encodes MPFRVRERHPTLPGFGLTLGITVSYLGAMVILPLAAFTTFLTSGTGWSTLWEPRVWSAIRLSLGSALAAAMVDAVLGFVVAWVLVRYTFPGRGFLDALVDLPFALPTAVSGIALTTLFAPGSWLGAITEQWGFSLAYTRWGILIAMIYIGLPFVVRTLQPAIADLPSDWEEAAASLGAGPIVTFWRVTFPSLRPALLTGMSLAFARAVGEYGSIIFIAGNLPHRTEIAPLLIVIKLEQYDYHGAAVIAAIMLLASLGILVTINALHNWQLRWQEGSVA; translated from the coding sequence GTGCCTTTTAGAGTACGGGAGAGACATCCGACGTTGCCGGGCTTTGGCCTCACGCTGGGGATCACCGTGAGCTACCTCGGCGCGATGGTCATCCTGCCCCTGGCGGCCTTCACGACGTTTCTGACCAGCGGAACCGGCTGGAGCACCCTGTGGGAACCGCGGGTTTGGTCGGCCATCCGTCTGAGCCTTGGCTCTGCCCTGGCCGCCGCGATGGTGGACGCGGTGCTCGGGTTTGTCGTCGCGTGGGTTCTTGTACGATATACATTCCCCGGCCGAGGCTTCCTCGATGCACTCGTTGATTTACCCTTTGCCCTGCCCACAGCCGTTTCTGGAATCGCCCTGACAACCCTTTTCGCTCCCGGCTCATGGCTGGGAGCGATCACGGAGCAGTGGGGCTTTTCCCTGGCCTACACGCGCTGGGGAATTCTAATCGCCATGATCTATATTGGGTTGCCATTCGTGGTGAGAACCCTTCAACCTGCCATTGCCGATCTTCCTTCGGACTGGGAAGAGGCCGCGGCAAGCCTGGGCGCCGGACCGATTGTGACATTCTGGCGGGTGACTTTTCCTTCTCTGCGACCGGCGCTGCTCACGGGCATGTCTCTGGCGTTTGCCCGGGCGGTGGGTGAGTATGGCTCCATCATCTTCATCGCAGGCAACCTTCCCCATCGCACAGAGATTGCACCACTCCTCATCGTCATCAAGCTTGAGCAGTACGACTATCACGGGGCGGCCGTCATTGCAGCGATCATGCTGCTGGCATCCCTGGGCATTCTCGTGACCATAAACGCTCTCCACAACTGGCAGTTGCGCTGGCAGGAAGGGAGCGTCGCATGA
- a CDS encoding sulfate ABC transporter substrate-binding protein, with protein MPTTTNAKLRFPIHWRACLAAFALVALCAAATVSGCGRSDSRLVLLNVSYDPTRELYREINASFAQYWLAKTGQQVEIRQSHGGSGKQARAVIDGLQADVVTLALAYDIDVIAARTGLIAANWQERLPHRSCPYVSTIVFLVRKGNPKNIQDWEDLTRPDVDVVTPNPKTSGGARWNYLAAWGYALKRELGDLSKVKNASSPEVQKAQEKAFEFVRAIFSRVKVMDTGARGATNTFIQRGIGDVLIAWENEALLATREVGGENVELVVPSVTILAEPPVAVVDGVVDRRGTRAVAEAYLQFLYTPEAQRIIGRHYYRPVDPTVAQEFADVFRPVEMFTVDDVFGGWAKAQKEHFDDGGTFDRIMEAQTSVSH; from the coding sequence ATGCCCACCACGACAAATGCAAAGCTGCGTTTTCCTATCCACTGGAGAGCATGCCTGGCGGCCTTCGCGCTGGTGGCCCTTTGCGCCGCAGCAACGGTGAGCGGGTGCGGCAGGTCAGACTCCCGCCTCGTGCTGCTTAACGTCTCTTACGACCCTACTCGAGAGCTTTACAGAGAGATCAACGCTTCATTTGCCCAATATTGGCTGGCCAAAACTGGTCAGCAGGTCGAGATCCGTCAGTCCCACGGTGGTTCCGGAAAGCAGGCACGAGCGGTGATCGACGGCCTCCAGGCTGACGTGGTGACCCTGGCCCTCGCATACGATATCGACGTCATCGCTGCCCGAACGGGCCTCATCGCCGCGAATTGGCAGGAGCGTTTGCCCCATCGCAGTTGCCCGTACGTCTCCACCATTGTTTTCCTTGTCCGAAAAGGTAATCCCAAAAACATCCAGGATTGGGAGGACCTCACCAGGCCCGACGTCGACGTGGTGACTCCCAATCCAAAGACTTCCGGCGGGGCACGATGGAATTATCTGGCAGCCTGGGGATATGCCCTCAAACGCGAGTTAGGGGATCTCTCCAAAGTGAAAAACGCCTCGTCTCCCGAGGTCCAAAAGGCCCAGGAAAAGGCGTTTGAGTTTGTGCGGGCGATTTTCTCGCGGGTGAAGGTGATGGACACGGGGGCACGCGGGGCCACCAACACCTTCATTCAGCGGGGAATTGGCGACGTGCTCATCGCCTGGGAAAACGAGGCCCTCCTGGCCACCCGGGAAGTGGGTGGGGAAAACGTCGAACTGGTGGTGCCTTCCGTGACCATTCTTGCCGAGCCCCCCGTGGCCGTTGTCGATGGCGTTGTGGACAGGAGGGGAACGCGTGCCGTGGCGGAGGCCTATTTGCAATTCCTCTACACGCCCGAGGCCCAGCGGATCATTGGGCGTCACTACTATCGGCCGGTGGATCCCACGGTAGCCCAAGAATTTGCAGACGTCTTTCGCCCCGTGGAGATGTTCACCGTGGACGACGTGTTTGGGGGCTGGGCAAAGGCCCAAAAGGAACACTTCGACGACGGTGGTACATTCGACCGCATTATGGAAGCGCAAACCTCGGTTTCGCACTGA